The Bradyrhizobium sp. LLZ17 genomic sequence AATCTTGGAGATATAGTGCTCAAGATCATAGCCATCCATGTCGACAAATTTGATGTGCTTGCTGAATATCTGATGCGGGTTCAGCGCGAGCAGACTGCTCGGCATCACCTTTTTCTTTCTCGGCCTGTCGCTCGCGCTTCACAGCTTGCGATCTCTGGAAGCGCAGCTCGAAGCGACATCTCTCTTGGCCCGATCCTGGGCAGATTTTGGAGAGCGAGGGATAGATCACATAATCGCGGCTCGATTTGCGGCCATCGTGCCGCGCCATTTGAAGGACGCTGTAGAAGCCGAGCCCGATGTCGAACGAGTGACCAGGAGGGCGCCACTTGAGAATGGAGTTGCGGCTGAGCCAGCCGACAAGATCGACGATAAGGAGCGTGGCGTCAGCTGGAATGAGTTCGAGGGCGATATCAAATCGCGAGATGCATCCCTTGAATTCAAGTATCCATCTATCGAGGGCGTGCAGGGTCGCAATTCGAGGCTGATGCACATAAAGGAGATAGCCGTGTTCCTTCCCGGCGACATCAATGCATCGCTTCCAGAAGGCCGGCTGCTGATTGATCTCCGAGATCGCCGAGCGCATCCCCGGCGGCTGGAGCCAGAAGTGCAGCACCAGCGTATCGAGATGAGCATCGCCAGACGCTATGGGGAGTGCGTCGAGGGCGATATGAGCATTTAAGGGGGATTGGCCGCCGCGATTGCTTTGAGGGGCTTAGACGGCCTTCTCTGAAGGCCAGCGCCGGAAGTCGGCTGACGATCTGCGGCAGGGGTGGCGTTTCGGGAGGGCTTAGATTTAATTTCTGTCAATGGCATCGCTTCCATAGAGCGGTGTTCGGGCGCCAGCGCTTTGCACAGCGGCCGGCGCGGATGAGCAGGGCGCATCCTTTGGTGGTCAGGGTGCGCCCTTTGCTTGTGGGGGACTCAGGGCTCGATTAGCGCCATGACATCGGCGCGCCGATAGAAGGCTTTGCAGGTCTTGCCCGGTTTCAATTTCACGGGCGGCAGCTTGCCCGCCTTCTCGAGGCGGATCACAGTTGGATATGAAATGCCGCCAAGCATGCGCATGACCTGCTTGCGCGAAAAAAGCAGTCGATCCTCGGGGGATAGCATCCGCGCGCTGGCGGACAGTTTTCGTGGACGTGGTCACGGACTCGATCCTTCATCCGACGCAGCTCCGCTGCGGAGGGGGTTTAGAGAAGGATCAGCCGGGCAGTGTTTCCGCGCGAGCGCACATCCGGATGCTGATCGACGCTCGCCGCACCCACTGCCGCCTTATGCCTTTCGGCCGCGTATGAGTGGACCCGGAGACCGGGCAGTGCTGAGAGCGCCACCGTTCGATGGTGCGATCAATCTAGCGAGCTTTTGCAAAAAGATCAAAAATAAGCCATGGCTCGATTTGCGCTTTAGAAGCTCCGTCATTCGCAAAAATTTCAGCGCTGCATACCTAGCGCAATTCCGGAGATGCGCTAACGGAGCCGCTTATTGAGCGGAAGCGGCATCTGGACCGCGCGTCTTGCGCGGCGCGAGCGAGATGACATTCGCGGGCGCCGGCTCGACAAGCCGCTGGATATATCCCGCAACACGCGCAAGAGCCTCTGCCTTCTGCTCGAAATAGAGCGAGAGATTGTAAACGCCCTCGACGCCTTCAATCGCATGACCAAGAACTTGCTCGGCAACGCGATCGTCGATCCTAAGATCAGTCATCAAGGTGCGGGCTGTACGTCGAAGGTCATGCAGAGTCCACCGAGGCATCGTCCCCGGCAAGAGCCCCCGAATTTCTTCCGCACCCTGGCTGAAGGAATTGAGCGGCTTGTCGCCATAGCGGCCAGCGAAGACATAAGAGCACTCCGCGATCTTGGGGATGCCCTCGAGGACGGCCATGGCGAGAGGCGGCAGACGAAGCTTGCCGGCGTTTCCCTTCTCTCGGTCCTCACTTGAGATCGTCCATACATCCTCCGCAAGATCGGGCCAGCGCATCGTGACGACCTTGTCGCGGCGCTGAGCGGTGAGCAGGAGGAGCTTGACGAGGTTTCCATAGGGGCCGAGCTGGCCGGCTGCGTTCCAGACGAGCTTGATCTCTTCTGGGCTGAGGATGCGCTTGCGGCGGCTCTTCGGGGCGGCCTTCTGCTTCCGGGCCTTGATGGGGCAGACATAGTCGTCGTCATCGCCCTCTGCCTCGAACCAGCGCATGACTCCCCGGACGATCCCAAAGACGGTATCGGCCATTCGGGCACCGTGGTTCTCGGCAATGTCGGAGCGGAGGCTGATTACCTCCGATCGCTTGATGCCTCGGAAGGGCTTCTCTCCGACTTCGGGGTACACGTACTTCTTGAGGCAACGCTCCAGCTCCGACTTGGAGCGGAAGCCGGCCGCGTGACGCTCAAGATAGCCTTCGGCCACAACCTTAAATGTAGCAGCCGCCAGACTGTGACATTTTGGACTCAGGAAGGCGGAGGGCTTGGCGAAGAATTTGCGTGCTGCATCACGAGCGCCGGCGAGCGTCAGGTCTCGTGGCCATTCCTCTCCGCTCTCAGGCTCCGGGAACACGTCGGCGCCGTCCGGATGGTAGCGGCCGAGCTTGAAGGTCTTGGTCCGGTGATTGACGTAATAAACCGCGACGAAGGTTTTTGCACCGCCATAGCTCACGCGGAGCATCAGTCCCGGCAACACGGCATCGAGGTATTCGACCTGCTTGCCGGCTGTCGGCTTCAGGCGATTGCAGGCCTCTTCCGTGAGGCGCTTTCTCGGCATCTCCATCCCTCGCTTTAGCGGAGGCTCAGCGGAGGCAAACCGGGTGATTAGCCGCGATGAGCCATGAGCAAAGATGGATAGCATGCCGAGGCTAAGTCATTGAACCGTAAACTATAATTAATGTCATGATGAGTAAGGATGAGTAGCCCTGATCAAAGATCGGATGTGGCTGTGGAACAGGAGGTCGGTGGTTCGAGCCCACCCAACTGTACCAGCGCCGGCAATTATTCAGCGCCACATTCCCACCTTTCAAGGTACGGACTAGTGACCCGCCGGCCCGCGGCGGCCGCGTTATCATCGTTTCGCGGACTGCGTATAGCCACTTGAGAGCGACGGGAAACTAGTTATACTCAACTTGCAAAATGAGTATAACATCGGTTGGAAGCCATGGCGCCGCCGAAGCTGGTCCTGCAAACCACCTACGCCGAACTGTTGGAGCGCTGCACCAATGCAGCGTTTGACGATGCGTTTGCGGAAGATGGTGCGTTCATAGCCAAGACGGTGAAGGCGCGAAAGTACTGGTACTTTCAAACGGGCGCGGGTGAAGATCGGAGCCAGAGATATGTCGGCCCGGAAACCCCGAATTGCTGGACCGAATATCCCGTCACAAGCAGCATCGTGACGACATCAAGGAAAGGCGTGCGCTCGTATCGACGCTCGTGCGATCGTTCGGTTTACCGCGACCCATTCCGGACATCGGCGACGTTCTCGCTGCCTTGGCTAACGCGGGGGTCTTTCGACTCCGCGGCGTGCTGGTCGGCACCATTGCATTTCAGGCTTACCCCGCGATGCTCGGCGTGCGGCTTCCCGGTGCTCTGCTACAAACGGGCGACATTGACATTGCTCAATTCAGGAATGCCTCCGTCGCGCTTGGAGACAGCACGCCTCCGGTTCTCGAGGTCTTGAAGGGCGTCGACACGACGTTCCGAGCGGTGCCGCACGTCGTGGATGGAAGGCGTGTGACGAGCTACGCGGCAAAGGGCGGAGTGCGAGTCGATTTCCTCACCCCCAACACCGGTCCGGAGACAGGCGAGCCTCAGGCTCTGCCCGCGTTGCAAACTGGATGCGCAGCCGCTTCGCTTCCTGGATTATCTGATCCACGATCTGGAGCCGGCCGTGATACTGCACGGCGCCGGCATCGCCGTTTACGTTCCCGCGCCGGCACGCTTTGCGATCCATAAGCTCATCCTTTCACGGCGCCGGAGAGAGGGGGCGGCCAAGCGCGACAAGGACATCCAGCAGGCCGAGGCTTTATTGCGGGCACTCTCCGAGCTGAGACCGCACGATTTGAAGGAAGCCTGGGACGAAGCACGCGAGCGTGGCCCAACATGGCGCCAGCTGCTTGAAGAAGGACTGAAAGAGGTCGAGAGCGTCACCCGTGACCTGACGCTGAAGACGGTTGGTGCCGTGCGATCTCTAATTCCGAGAATAGATCTTGAATTTGACAGCGCCCCTCCACGTTACGACTTGAGCCGGGACGTCATTGCATTCGCAGCGCAAGCACTTGGTCGGCAGGTCGCCTGCGCGATTAGTCGGGAGGCGCTCGACGACCATTTTGGGACCGACGGGCTCGACAAGGAGGGCAGGGTACAGGCTTTCCTCAGAAACCGGTCGAAGATCGAGCAGATGGCGCGGGCGAAATATCTGAATGGCCCGATCGAGGAGCCCGACGCCGTGCTGGTCAAGACGTCAGACGTGCGGGGCTCGGCAGGGCCGTCTCGCCACTAAATTTGGTTTCCGAATCAGCATTCGCCTTTACGTGTGGCTCGGAATTATGGTGACAGTGCATGAAACTTCACTTGGCTAGTTGTCGGAGGCGAGCCGTTGTCTCTTGAAGACCCCGATAAAGCCGTGCGGCTGGCGCGGGTCAGCCGTCTCGCCGCAAACGTGTTCGGAGACACGGAGAAAGCGCGCCGTTGGCTGCACAAGCCCAAGAGGGCGCTGGGCGGTGAAACGCCACTGGCTTATCTCGCGACGGAAGCGGGCGCGCGGGTCGTCGAGGAGATGTTGCACCGGATCGATCACGGCATCTTTGCGTGAAGGTCTGGCCATTTCCGATAGTGTCTTTCCATAGCGATGGCCCCTGGTAGCATGACATGACCGAAGCCGTTATTCGATCTGCGGGAGAGCACGACCTGTCGGAGGTGTTGAACCTTTACCGGCACCTTCATCCGCACGACCTTCAACTCGAGGCGGCCACCGCTGAACGGGTCCGGTCGACGTTGCTTTCATCCAGTTTCATGACCGTGATCGTGGCACAAGCGGAGGAACTGATTGTATCTTCGTGCACGCTCGCGATCGTGCCTAACCTGCCGCGAGGCTGGAGATCATATGGGGCGATTGAGAATGTCGTCACCCACGCCGACTATCGTCGGCTAGGCCTCGGTCAACGGGTTCTTGCTCGTGCGCTCGATGTTGCTTGGCAGGCGGACTGCTACAAAGTCCTGTTGGTGACGGGTTCGAAGCAAGAGACTACCCTGCGGCAAACCGAGCAGATCTGCCAGCACGAACGCTGCCGCTGGCATTGCCAGCAATTTGAGCGCGCTCATCACCACGAGACTCACCAACCGTACTCATGTTTGCACAGGGTGATCTAGGTCACTGAGGCAATGAACGCTCTGAGATTAACTCCCGACTATCAGATGCCAGTCCGCAACCGCATCCAGACGGAGAGTGACATGATCTATCTTGCGAGCGAAGCCCTCACCTTAGACGACCTGGAAGCCGTGTCAGGTGGCCACATGAGTGCCGACGGAAAAACCTTCAGCGTCATACTTTGGAAGACCGCTGACACGAAGTACGGCATCAGCGTGGGCAGTGACGGGACGACATGCACGACGGTCAGCGGTCCCAACGGTCATGGCGGTTCCTGCACGCCGGCTTAGACGGGAAGCTGCTCACGCTGTCCCATGTTAGCCTCCCTGCAGTGGGCATCAGAGCAGACGAATGACCTTTGCGTGCAAACGCAAAATCCACCGGAACGATGGTGGAGCGCTCAACGCGCCACCACCATCACCACCACCGGCAACGTCACCGCCGCCAGCAGCGTGCCCAGCGCCACCGCGCCCGACACCGGGTTCACCAGCCGCTGGTACTGAACCGCAAAGATATACGCGTTGGCGCCGGTCGGCATCGCCGCGAACAGCACGATGACGCCGGCTGCGACTGGAGGCAAACCGAGCAGCTTGGCCAGCACGAACGCGGCCGCCGGCATCGCCAGCAGTTTCAGCGCGCTCATCACGACGACGCTCACCATCTCGCCCTTGACCTCGAACCGGAACAGATTGATGCCGAGCGCGATCAGCGCGGCCGGCGATCCCGCTTGCGCCAGCAGCTCGACGGTCCTGTCGACGACGGGATCGAGGCCGAGGCCCGTGAAGCGCCAGACCACGCCGAAGCCGATTCCCAGCATCAGCGGATTGCGCGCGAGGTCGGCGAGCACGGGCCGGATCACCGACAGCGCCGAGCCGCTCTGCTTGCGGCTGACCAGCTCCATTTGCAGGATGCCGCAGAGCCACAGCAGCGGCGTGTTCACCGACAGGATCAGCGCCATCGGCCCCGCCGCCTCGTTGCCCAGCGCCGAGAGCGTCAGGGGAATGCCGAGCATCACGATGTTGCCGTAGACCGAGCCGATCGCGAACACGACGCCGTCCTCGCGGTCCTCGCGCCGCTCGCGCAGCAGCGCCGAGATCGCCAGCGCCGCGATCCAGATGATCGCGAGCGCGCCGTAATAGGCGCCCCACATCCTGTAGGGGCTGACATCGGGGAATTCCGACACCACGATGGTGCGGAACAGCAACGCGGGGATCGCGATGCTGAAGGCGAATTCGGAGATGCCCTTGTGCGCGGTCTCCGAGACGAAGCGAAACAGCACCGCCGCATAGCCGGCCGCGATCAGGGCAAACACCGGCGCGACGATCAACACGGTGGCCATGCAGCCCTCTCCTGGAAGGGGATATGGACTGACCACCCCACGCACTTTCTATGCTGGCATCATGCCCCTGTTTTGCCCGACGTGTCAAAGCGAATTCGTATAATCCGTAAAACCTGTAGGATCCCCATGGACTTGGCTACTGTGCATGGGGTTGTTTTCGCGGTTTTTGCTGGACGGCCCTCGAAGCCTCGGGGCTGCTCCGATCTCACCAGGTCCGGCCAAGGGGGGTTAGTGGTGGACCGCGACGCATCCCACTCACACAGCTGTCATCCTCCGCGAAAGCGGGGGATCCAGTACGCCGCGGCTTCTCGAGAGACGTTTGGCGTCTCTGGAATACTGGGTCGCCCGGTCAAGCCGGGCGATGACAGCGGAGAAGACCGCCGCTGTTGCCGAGACCGCACAGCTCCCGGTTTTCGCATCGCGCCGCCGTTGCCAACGCAGGGCCGTTCACCCACACTCCACCCCCTGTTCGAGCTTTGGGGGGACCGATGCCGGCGTTTCGCTTTGGGAAGTCCATTCTTGCGGCCGTGTCGGGGGTTGCCCTGGCCACGCTGATCGCGCCGGGCGCCGGCTTTGCCTACACGCCGGAGCAGCAGCAGGCCTGCACGCCGGATGCGATGCGGCTGTGCGGCGAGTTCGTTCCGAACGTCGATGCCATCACCGCCTGCATGATCCAGAAGAAGGCGCAGCTCTCGCCGCAGTGCCGGCCGTTCTTCCGGCAGGGGCCGGAGCCAAGCGAGGCGGCCGCGGTCCGGGTCCGCAAGCCGACCAGCATCGCACCCAAAACCGCGAGGAAGAGCACCAAGCCCAAGGCGAAGAAGAAAAAGGTCGAAGACAGCTGAGCGCCGCCGTCGCGTTCGCGCGACGCATCAGCCCCGCGACAGCCAACGGACTCCTTTTGTTCGCCTGCTGGCGTAACTCTCTCGCGACAACGTCGAATGCTTGCGATGGAAAAGAGTCGCGCAAAGCTTTTGCCCGGCACGGTTGTGTTCCACAGTTTCCCTGCATCGCTGCTCAAAAAACGCACGATTGCCCGCGCGAGGCGCGCATCGTGACGGTTTGTGTCTGGCGTCGCGCGAAGCAGTGTGACTCAAAAGCCAACGCGGCCTGTTATTTTATGGCTGTGATGTAACTTATGATAAATTTTTCTTTCCCGAATCACCGCGGTGATTCATTTTCGCTGCCTGGGGTCAATCTGGAGGCCAGAGGTATGAACGTTATTGTTTTTGCATCGCGTAAAGGCGGCTCGGGCAAGAGTACCCTGGCCGCACATCTCGCCGCGCAGATCAAGGCAACAAAACCTATTCTGCTCGTCGATGCGGATCCGCAGGGCTCGCTCACGCTGTGGCACAAGCTGCGTGGCACCAACGAACCGCCGATCAAGGCGGCGGTGAATTCCGTCAGCGGCATCGTCTCCGCTGCCAAGCGCGACGGATATGAATGGGTGTTGATCGACACGCCGCCGAATCTCTCGGCCGTGGTCGACGACGCGATCAGGAACGCCACCATGGTGGTGATCCCGGCGCGGCCCGGCGTGTTCGACGTCAACGCCGTGCAGGAAACCATCCAGATGTGCCGTGCGGCGCGCAAGCCCTACGCGGTCGTCCTCAATGGTGCGCCGGCGCGTCGCGACGAATCCGAAAGCCCGATCGTCACCATCGCTCGCGAGGCACTGGCGAAGTTCCGGGCTCCGGTGTGGGGCGGCCAGATTACCAATCGTTCCGATTTGTTGATGGCACTCAGCCATGGCGAAGGCGCGCGTGAGTATCAGGCCGAGAGCCGGGCTGCTCAGGAAATTGCAAGGCTGTGGGCGGCGATCGAGCGTTCAGTCAAGGCTATTCGCGGCACCGCGTCGGCATCCGGCGCAATGCACAAGCAGGCGGCATAATTTTCATCAATCATTTCCCCGGACGAAAAACGCGCGGATGTCCGCGCGTTTTGCGTTTCTGGTCCGGTGGAGATGAGCTAGGCCACCATCAGCATGTAGAACACGATGACCGGAGACAGCGTCAGGATCACCGACCAGATGCCGACGGCCCAGAGAATGTCCGCGGTGCTGAAGCCCTGCTGTCCGGCGTCGAAATGCGACGCCACATCATTCTGATTATTCACGATCGCCCCCGCGATTTCTTTCGCTTATGGGCCAAGTGATACGCGAGATGTTTTAAATTCCGGATCGCAACTCCGCTCGCATTTGAAAACAGCTGTCACCCGCGGATTAACTATCCTCGCGGGCTTGCGTCAGCCTGCGAGCCAGACGCGAAACAGCAGCACCGGCATCAGGCCGAGCATCACTGCCCAGAAGCCGAACGACGACACCACCAGAATTCCCCTTAAAAGATCGGCAGGCGCGAACATGTCTGCCGCCGTCGGACGGATGCGTTGCCCCATGGTCATTCCCCCTGTGTGAAGACTTTGCAGGGCAACGATAGGCGCGATTGCGTAAACGAGGCGTGGACAGTCCATGCCGCGGCCGCGAACGCCGTTCGCGCGCGGTTAACCATGGCATGTCTTCTTCCCCTCGCCCCTTGTGGGAGAGGGTGGATCGCCGCGTAAGCGGCGAGACGGGTGAGGGGTTGTCTCCGCGAATTCATCTGCTGCAAGTGAGCACGCTGATAGAGATCCCTCATCCGGCGCTTCGCGCCACCTTCTCCCACAAGGGGAGAAGGGGCAGCAGCGTTGCGCGGGGATTGTCTAAGCCGCCACCTGCATCCGCCGTTCGATCTCGCGGTCGAGTTGGGCGGCGAGCTCGCTCGACACTTCCACCATCGGCAGGCGCACCTCGGGGCTGTCGATCAGGCCGGTTCGCCACAGCCAGTACTTCGCCGGCGCCGGGCTCGGCTCGGCAAACAGCAGGCGCGTGAGCTCGGCGACCTCCTGCCAGCGTGCCCGCGCCGCGTCGTGATTGCCGCGCTTGATCTCGGCATAGACCGCCGCGAAAGTCGCGGTCTCGATGTGGGCCGAGAGCAGGATGCCGCCGTCGGCGCCGTCCGAGAGCGCCTCGAGGTATTTGGCGTCCTCGCCGGTGAGCACGCGAAAGCCCTTGGGCCGATCACGCAGCAATGCGATCGACTGCTCGCGGCTCGCGCCGCAATCCTTCAGGCCCATGATGTTCGGATGCTCGACCAGCCGCAGCATGGTCTGGTTGGTGATGTTGACCGCGCAGCGATAGGGAATGTTGTAGAGCGCCAGCGGCCAGGCGGCGTGATCGGCGAGCGCTTCGAAATGCGCCAGCAGCCCGCGCTGAGACGGCCGTACATAATAAGGACTCGCGATGAGATAGCCGTCGATCGGCCAGTCCGCGGTCTCGTCGAGCCGGTCCTTCAGCCGCGAGGTATCGGCGCCGGAGAGGCCGAGGCAGATCGGAAGGTTGCGGCGGCCGGCCGCCATTTCGTCGCGCACGATGGCGACGAGGCGTTCGAGCTCGGCATCCCGCAGCGTCATGCCCTCGCCTGAGGTTGCCCCCAGGACGAAGCCGTCGACGGCCTCTCCGGCGTAGTGACGCGTCAGCCGCCGCAGCGACGTCTCGTCAAGACGATTGTTCCGAAACGGCGTCACCAGCGGCAGCCACAGCCCGTGCAAATGCGTTGGCAGGTCGGTCATGTTCCTTCTCCTTCTCAAAGAGAGACCTGAGACGGAGGGCACATGAAAAAACCCCGTCCAGGCGGCGGGGTTTTCGGGTTTGGCTCGCGATGACGAAGTCGAGTTAGCGCGCGCAAAAATCCGAGGTCCCCGGGTGGGGACCTTTTTTGGAAACGATTGCGCACGACTTCGTGATCATTGGCAAACGATGCGGGGTGTACGTGGAACTGTCAATACACGCGGAAGGCGAATGGCGAATTTGACAGAAAAAAAGCCGGGCTCAAGAGAGCCCGGCTTAAGGTATTGGCCACGTGAGGCCGACACAATCACCTTCCAAGAGGGATTACTGAACTCCCGCGCCACTGGAGGAGGGGGACAAATGCGCAACGCGAAGGCTCAGCGTCCAAACAGTATGAGCTTGCGAAGCGTCATGCAGCAACCGTCCAGCTCGCATGTCAGACATGCGGAAATCAGGACGGCCAGCGCTGCGCCTTGCTCACCACGAAGTCACGGAACACCTGCACGCGCGCGACCGTTTTCAATTCTTCCGGATAGACAAAATAGGTGTCGAGCTGGATCGAATCCGATTCGCCGAACAGTTGCACGAGGCGGCTCTGTTCTTCGATCAGATAATCCGGCAGCGCGGCGATGCCGAGGCCCTGCTGACAGGCGCGCACCAGGCCGAGGATGTTGTTCACCCTGAAATAGGCCTCGCGCGGACCCGAGCCGTTGCGGCCGGCTTCGACCAGCCAGTTGCGGTTCTGAAGATGCGGCGCGAAGTTGCCGTCGGAGAGCGTGATGATGCGGTGGGCGTCGAGCTCTTCCAGAGTTCGCGGCGTGCCGAAGCGCTTGATGTAGTCCGGCGAGCAATAGGCGTGGAAGCCCATCGCGAAAAGCTTGCGCTGAATGAGATCCGGCTGCGTCGGTTTACGGGTGCGGATCGCGACGTCGGCCTCGCGCATCGAGAGGTCGAGTTCCTCGTCCGTGACGATCAGCGAGATCCGGATCTCCGGATACAGCGCGGTGAACTCGCCGAGGCGCGGGATCAGCCAATTGATGCCGACGCCCGGCGTGGTGGTGATCTTGAGATCGCCGCTCGGCCGCTCGCGGCTGTCGGTCAGTTTGGCGCGCGCCGCCTGCAGCTGCATGAACACGTCATGCGCGGTGCGGAACAACAGGTCGCCCTGCTCGGTGAGGATCAGGCCGCGGGCATGGCGATGGAACAGCGAGACCGAGAGCTCCTGCTCCAGCGCCGAGACCTGGCGA encodes the following:
- a CDS encoding helix-turn-helix transcriptional regulator, whose translation is MLSPEDRLLFSRKQVMRMLGGISYPTVIRLEKAGKLPPVKLKPGKTCKAFYRRADVMALIEP
- a CDS encoding ParA family protein, giving the protein MNVIVFASRKGGSGKSTLAAHLAAQIKATKPILLVDADPQGSLTLWHKLRGTNEPPIKAAVNSVSGIVSAAKRDGYEWVLIDTPPNLSAVVDDAIRNATMVVIPARPGVFDVNAVQETIQMCRAARKPYAVVLNGAPARRDESESPIVTIAREALAKFRAPVWGGQITNRSDLLMALSHGEGAREYQAESRAAQEIARLWAAIERSVKAIRGTASASGAMHKQAA
- a CDS encoding AEC family transporter, with the protein product MATVLIVAPVFALIAAGYAAVLFRFVSETAHKGISEFAFSIAIPALLFRTIVVSEFPDVSPYRMWGAYYGALAIIWIAALAISALLRERREDREDGVVFAIGSVYGNIVMLGIPLTLSALGNEAAGPMALILSVNTPLLWLCGILQMELVSRKQSGSALSVIRPVLADLARNPLMLGIGFGVVWRFTGLGLDPVVDRTVELLAQAGSPAALIALGINLFRFEVKGEMVSVVVMSALKLLAMPAAAFVLAKLLGLPPVAAGVIVLFAAMPTGANAYIFAVQYQRLVNPVSGAVALGTLLAAVTLPVVVMVVAR
- a CDS encoding GNAT family N-acetyltransferase, whose protein sequence is MTEAVIRSAGEHDLSEVLNLYRHLHPHDLQLEAATAERVRSTLLSSSFMTVIVAQAEELIVSSCTLAIVPNLPRGWRSYGAIENVVTHADYRRLGLGQRVLARALDVAWQADCYKVLLVTGSKQETTLRQTEQICQHERCRWHCQQFERAHHHETHQPYSCLHRVI
- a CDS encoding 4-hydroxy-tetrahydrodipicolinate synthase: MTDLPTHLHGLWLPLVTPFRNNRLDETSLRRLTRHYAGEAVDGFVLGATSGEGMTLRDAELERLVAIVRDEMAAGRRNLPICLGLSGADTSRLKDRLDETADWPIDGYLIASPYYVRPSQRGLLAHFEALADHAAWPLALYNIPYRCAVNITNQTMLRLVEHPNIMGLKDCGASREQSIALLRDRPKGFRVLTGEDAKYLEALSDGADGGILLSAHIETATFAAVYAEIKRGNHDAARARWQEVAELTRLLFAEPSPAPAKYWLWRTGLIDSPEVRLPMVEVSSELAAQLDREIERRMQVAA
- a CDS encoding tyrosine-type recombinase/integrase — encoded protein: MLSIFAHGSSRLITRFASAEPPLKRGMEMPRKRLTEEACNRLKPTAGKQVEYLDAVLPGLMLRVSYGGAKTFVAVYYVNHRTKTFKLGRYHPDGADVFPEPESGEEWPRDLTLAGARDAARKFFAKPSAFLSPKCHSLAAATFKVVAEGYLERHAAGFRSKSELERCLKKYVYPEVGEKPFRGIKRSEVISLRSDIAENHGARMADTVFGIVRGVMRWFEAEGDDDDYVCPIKARKQKAAPKSRRKRILSPEEIKLVWNAAGQLGPYGNLVKLLLLTAQRRDKVVTMRWPDLAEDVWTISSEDREKGNAGKLRLPPLAMAVLEGIPKIAECSYVFAGRYGDKPLNSFSQGAEEIRGLLPGTMPRWTLHDLRRTARTLMTDLRIDDRVAEQVLGHAIEGVEGVYNLSLYFEQKAEALARVAGYIQRLVEPAPANVISLAPRKTRGPDAASAQ
- a CDS encoding antitoxin Xre/MbcA/ParS toxin-binding domain-containing protein is translated as MSLEDPDKAVRLARVSRLAANVFGDTEKARRWLHKPKRALGGETPLAYLATEAGARVVEEMLHRIDHGIFA
- a CDS encoding DUF1488 domain-containing protein, whose translation is MRSLIPRIDLEFDSAPPRYDLSRDVIAFAAQALGRQVACAISREALDDHFGTDGLDKEGRVQAFLRNRSKIEQMARAKYLNGPIEEPDAVLVKTSDVRGSAGPSRH
- a CDS encoding LysR family transcriptional regulator: MPRTRDGFTDMDWDKLKVFHAAAEAGSFTHAGEQLGLSQSAVSRQVSALEQELSVSLFHRHARGLILTEQGDLLFRTAHDVFMQLQAARAKLTDSRERPSGDLKITTTPGVGINWLIPRLGEFTALYPEIRISLIVTDEELDLSMREADVAIRTRKPTQPDLIQRKLFAMGFHAYCSPDYIKRFGTPRTLEELDAHRIITLSDGNFAPHLQNRNWLVEAGRNGSGPREAYFRVNNILGLVRACQQGLGIAALPDYLIEEQSRLVQLFGESDSIQLDTYFVYPEELKTVARVQVFRDFVVSKAQRWPS